In the genome of Kwoniella dendrophila CBS 6074 chromosome 5, complete sequence, the window CAACCGAGCTAACCCATATCGATAGTCGCAATTGGAAATATAAGGTATTCAGAGATGGGATTTATTGAGAATAACATTCAACTACATGAACTAAATTTTATATCTTGCTTTTCTCCTTGTTTAATCTTATTCAATTCCTGCTTTTGTTGACCTGATCATACCATCTCCAccagaagaaaaaaaagcCTCTGTCGATCTATTCCgttcctttcttttcaattcatcatcaaaaccattGCCGGTCCGGTCAAAATAATACAAAAGATAATCTCTGCTTCGATATTTGGGATAAATcttatcatcttttgtttttggatcCGTTTTGAACGGGAAATTCCCCTCTTTTTTCAACTCTTCccttttttcccttttacAACGAGAAAATacctttaatttcttttcctctcTTTTCGCTGTTCCTGGGAACAGGTATAATTGCCGTACTCAAATCCAGATAAAGTTTCGTACTTTTTACTGTATAAGCCGAATATAGTCTCAGTACGCTACTTTCAAGCTATAGAAACTCCCTACGTATAGATCTAAAAAGGAAACACCGAGATAATCCATTTGAGTACACAGAAGATATCCATCCCATTGACATAATAAGAAGATACGTATAACATACTACATCAAGAACCCGGAGTACGAGAGTCGGGTAATTTAGTACAATAAGGAACGAAACGAACCGGAAAACATATAACCCAAAAAGACGAAGACAACTTAATCTCAtcattttaggtaaaataggAGAGGGTTTAAGGTCTCTGGGATAGCAATAATACACATAGTAATACCTGTAACAATTCAGCAAAGTGGGACCGAGCTCTAGTCAACTCGTCAGACATACAATTTCAATTAATCCGAAAGCTTATACAAGTATACATTAGTAGAAATCTACAGTCGACATATAAGAGGTCTCTAGTACGAACTGTACGAGTAGTAATGATTTAGTAATCTTGTAGATCTTGCTTGCTATAACCTGCCAGTAGGTATTTTGCGTTAGAATACATATCCAGGGTTTCGAAGGGACGCGATTTCCTGTCCCTTAAAGTTTTCTCTATATACGACTATACATCAAAAGAGCGCTAGACCCAAAAAGAGAGATTTTTATCAGTTTAGTTCAAACTCTCAATTCAGCATtccctttacctttatacTGCTCTTTCCTTCACGACGACTATACGCAAGAACAGCAGGATAATAGaaagaaaaattgataattcttttctgCTTTCCGTCAGCGGCTCACGCTTTTTTTTCGATTCCCAACGTATATAGTAGTGAGGAACACGGAATTACCAGCCAAAGCCAAAAAAAACCAGGACCCAACAAACCGCATATCACAAAATTGATTATCAAGGAAAAAAAACTCCCCCTTCCAAGGTTATCTCTCATCTATCTTTGGAACGATTATTTgtatcttctaattcatctttacatATCTTCGTTTATCAACAAACTATCAATCTGACTTAAGCAATCATAGAATTATAGAAACACGTTCAGCTGGTCGATATCACAGTAATCATAATAGCAATATCGCGTCTTCAGTCATCAATTCCATTTACACTGGCTTAGCTATACCGCTTCGGAAGCTTTATCTACATCCACCTTTGATCAATAAACAGATTATACCGAATCCTTCTCaaccaattcatcttgtCAATATTGACAACCGAGCGCATCAATCGAATAGGCGACAAAGTTTCTTTATCCAGTCAATTGTGTGTAGAAAACTGTTTAATTTAGCCCGGATCAAACCACCCTAGCTGCAGCACCAAAGGACCATCACAACATTATTTACAAATCTTGTCAAGACAATTCGGAATTGAAGTGCTTGGACCAGATCACAGACTTGTGAGTAGCATCGCACATAGTTGGTATACATGGTAACCTTCGAATAATTCAAGACGCGTGATTATCCCTAATTAATTCATCTTACGCTCTACAGTAAATACCACCACAGTCATCGTAACTTTGTGAATAGCACAGTGAAACAATCATGAACGAGGGTCACTACCAACCACAAGGCAATGGTTACGATGGAAGAGAAAGGAGGGATCCAGTAAGTCTTTCAGTGTTATCTTTTACGCCGTTTTCGCCGTGTTTTGACGGGTTATCGATCCCATCATCATTTGCGTGGTCGAGGATGTGATTCTGGATGAGTATGTGTCCGGGGATCGATCAAGGTGATCTCAACCCTTCTCGATATTTGCCAAATCGTTGGGCATGATTGCCTGAGTAAGCATTCAAATCTACAAATCCGGCTAAGGGCTCAAAGACCGAGGAGGGAAATTGGATCGCTTTGACCGCTTCAGTGATAGCGTTGAAGGGTCTTTATTAGTATTCTTTGTTTCCATCTTTTCCAATCACACACTCCTATCATTAATTCGAAACACAGTTGTGCGGATCAGAAGACTATGTGTGCTTTTAACAGTGCGCggaggaaaagaagagaacaaaAAACTTAGATTGGTGTGTTTTGACACATCAAAGCTTGACCCAAGTGGGGATATAGCTCAAAGGGATCTACGAGGATCGATCAATGTCGACCGTCGAAATCGAATTATTCTTTCGGGCCGACAGAGCAACAACATCGTTGTTTGATATTTGACTCGCTGGTATACCTTTATGCTATCGCAGGATGACTTTGGGACACTGCGGACCGTTCCATCCCCCTTTGATTTCCCCACTTTGGATGATGGCGAACCCATTTACTATTATTCTTTCATTATATCTTGCCATCTTCCATCAGAGCTTGGAGCGTACATGCTCGGAGCCATCacaatcatcatttctataTTGTCTTCGattcattgtatatattgtCGGACATCGGTTACGAAGTGACAAGCCATCAAATTTCGCTCGACTTGATCTATATGCTTATAACATATAAACCAAGATTATTTGGCTTACACACAAATCCTTTTCCCCTTTCAGTATCAACAATCATCTTATCAGCAAGCACCACCTCAATCGCCGCCAACGTCAGCATCaccttttgcttttgctccaccaccacttTCATCGATACCTACTTCTGGTACATCTCGACCAATGTTGACGGCACATCATTCTGAACCTGCTGGTCTGAATCAACAATATCCATACTAccagcaacaacaacaacagcagcataAAATgcctgcacctgcacctgttcACCAAAATACTTATCCTGCTTATGCTACCAGTGCACCAATGGGTTATAGATCTTATTCAGGAGAAACGGAGAGACAATCTCCGATACAACCTCCTTTGGCTCGTACGCCAAGTTTAGGAATGGTTCCGACAAGCTCAGTCCCATCGCAATCAAGTCCAATAACTGCTACTTCTTATTCACCTTATGCTCGTCCAGCACTCTCACCACAATACGGAACTCCTTTAGGTCAGACGCAAACGTCTCCCAGACAAGGTGTATATCCTTCAAGCTATTACACAACGCCATATTCCCAGCCAACTTCAGCGGATATGCCTAGATCATTGTCTTATCCTTCTAATTACTCAGCACCTTATCCAGCTTACCTTCCGTCGGCATCAGCTCCATCTACCCTTCAACAACCTCCATTACTTAGACATAACACCATGGCTGCGCCTACGATGGGTATGGATGTAAGACAGAACCCTAATCTCGGTTATTCCTTTGCAAACAGATTACCTTTGGTGGATAGACCATTCAAATGTGACGAATGTGTACAAAGTTTCGTAAGTCTAGATGGTCTCGTTTGATCTTTCGTGCTGATGATACCTTTTTTTTTGCCCAGAACCGTAACCACGATCTAAAACGACATAAgcgaattcatcttgatgTCAAACCATTCGGATGTGACAAATGCGGTAAAACGTGAGTCGAGTTTCTCTTGATGAAATGGATCAGTGCTAAATCCAGTTCGCATATAGGTTCTCTCGTAAAGACGCTTTGCGAAGACATTGGTTGGTTAAAGGTTGTCGAGGTGAGGAAGGCGCTACTGCACCAATCAGTAAGTCATATCTTCAACTCAGTTGCAAATCGTTCCGCTGTTCCCAATGCTGATCGTTCTTTTGCGCCCTGCTCTTTTAGCTCCGTTGTACCCTATCAATTCACAACCACCATTATCACAACCTCCCGCTTTATctccacctacaccagaGCACCCTACTATTTCCCCTTCTCAGAGTATTATAGGCTCAGTCCTCCCCACCACCTCTTCATTTTCCCACCCTGCTGCTCCACCAAGTCTGGCCAGCCTGCCACCTCGAGATTCATCCGAATCCTCTCAAATCATCGTGACGCCTGATGATATCGgacaacaacagcagcagatGGCGCGAACGATCAGTGATATGGGTGCACCTCCAGCTTTGGCTGAACCATTGGTCATTGATACCACCCTTGGTCGATCGCATAGCTCAATGGGTGAAGCACCTGACAGTTACTTTGAAGGTGTAGTAGGTATAAAACAAGATGGTACAGCGATGTTAGAAAACGGTTCAGCCAACACATCACCATTCACTAGATTCCCTTCTTCGCCCTCAAACCCAACGCATCATCATCCCTATAGAAGACCTTCCGCAATGCCTTCGCCTGGCCAACCTAGATCCAATCAATCTCCTACAGTAGCCATTCCAGTTGGTAATAGAGTTTTCGCCCCTGGTAGTTTAGGTGCCGACGGTAAACCTGTATTTGCAATGCCTTTCACACCTACCAGTCAAAGTTACAGCCTCCAACAGACGGACGGTTTATTGGCACCACCGATGGAGACAGGGGCAAAAATGGAGAAAACTCTAAGTGCTGATGCTATGCCTGAATCATGGCAACGATGGTAAGTTGGCTCGACGTTTGAGTCAAAATCGTTGCTGACTCGCAGTCATGTTTCTAGGCATAGACCTTCTTTCCCATTCCCCGCTCCTCCAGGTGTGGGATACACTTACGATCCTGCCAGTCCAATAGACGTAGGCGCACAGGGGTATAGCCAATAGGACCTTTGTTCTCGTTATCCAGTCTCTTTTCTTCCTCgtcttttcttcctcttaGATCTTTGTGTTTTTCCTTTCGTAGCAATAGGTATACCTGAGTTAGTCTTAGTCAACTCAAATTCTATAATTCTGTCTATAATCCCATCCGTACTTGCTATTTGTGTTTCGTAAATCTAGAACAGTCAGAATGGACTATCATCCTCTTACTTCATTTGTCCTGTTTTGGGATTTTGTCTCTTCTTTACCGGATCAATCTGTCTCATCGTGTTATTCCCTGGCATTTGATATTTAGATACTCTTTTGTTTCGGTATATTATAGTTCTTAGGTATTCATACATATTGTATTTATACATCATTTCGTTTTCCCCCTTTTATGTCTCGTTTTATTGCTCTCGATATAGGATGTAACTTTAGAAACATGTTAGTATTTCAAGGATATTAACATTATTAGATTAGATTTCTTTGCTTTTGATATTTCGAATGCATTCGCATAATACGCTCACTACATGTTATTTCAGTTGATCAGGTGATATTAAGTGACTTTCCTCGCAATGGTTTACATTGTTGACACTATAGATAATATACAAATCAGTATACAGACTGCACTTAGGCTGCTGCCGTCACCGCAGGTGTGTTGGCTGGAAAAGTGCGGTtcaaattatctatataGCTAGTATCTGGGTCCAACGATACATTATCCCATTCCCTTAAACTtcttaatttatcttcttttgacaCTGTTAATCCATGTTTACCATATCCACTTGACGATTTCAATGCTGCATCCATCAACCAccattcattatcatctttaagTGTACTACTACCACCTTTCCCTTGAGAAGATGGACTTGATGATATGGGAGTAGTAGAAGaaacaaattgatcaatttgcTTGATTTTCTCTCTATCGAAAGAATTTTGAACTAGATTCATATTGGAGGAATTTAATGATTGTCTTGTATAACCTGGTATTGAagtatttgatttacctaatttagttgaatcaccttttttatGTGAATTATTCCAAttatataaagatgattgtaaaatttgatttctatttaaataccaaaaatcaatttcttttttatttttcgGTCTTGATAATAagttttgttcttctttagataattcaaaatctttttcattcaaaCGTCGTGATAAAGTAGAAAGTAattttaatttcaattctccATTGTCATTATTAGTAGTACTAGTCTTCTTTCcttgagatgatgatttactaTTTTTGTTACTACCTGGTTGTGAAGATGCTAATTTTGAAAACATGTTACGTACTTTTAAATGATTGGGAGGTAATGCTTTATACAAGAAATCTTGAATTTCAGGATTTGAAGAATATAATTCTGGATCATTGTATGATGTTAGTAATTCAGGTAGATTATATCTAGTTATTCTCGTGTCAACTAAATCTTTCATATCgaaattcaaatcatcctGACGGTTCCTGTTCGAACTATGAATAATAGAAATGCATATAGATAATTGAGCCATATTAGCATGATGCTCTACCTACTGGATATTGAGTGAGCTCACGAAGACGCCGATGAAGATTGTGGACTATTACTTGAACCAGCACTAGAGGCAGTACTAGTACTAGCAGAAGATCGACTACTATCATCCTTTCCCCATTCCTCCTTACTTTTACCTGACAACGATTCCCACTGAGCTAATCCCTTACCAATACTTTTCATTCTTCCTGTTTGGAAAGatttcatcttatctttatcacctttttcatgCAAATCATTTAGGATTTTTTGGGTGTCTGTTGATGCTTTTTCAAGTTTTGAACAATCGTCTtgagatgataaagatatttcTGTTCTTTCACCACTTATAGCTTTCAATATCGCTTTTTGTATATTGGAATCTTCGGCTAAATGTGAATAATTATCTAGGAACGTATCTAGATTAGAGGATCTCAATAATGTCTTGAAAGAACTTTTATtactactaccaccaccactatcactagaaagagaaggagtgaaagaagaggtacTTGAAGGCGTAGATGACGATTTCTCGgctttctttttagcttcGATTTCTTGTTGCTGTTTACGCTGATTAtgttcatcaatcaatttcgTTTTAGTTGattccatttctttttcccaatctttttttgatattcctGATTTTCTATACCATTTTTCAACCaattcattgattttatcttttctatCCTGTGTCCAAACAAATAATCCATCTTGACCATAATCAGATTTTATTCctgataattctttttgcATTGTATATGAACCTTCTGATAATTTTAATGAATCTTCATATTCCATTTCAACAGTACAATAACTTTTACCTGACATTATCTTTTGAATTGATTCTCTTAGACTTTTATCTGTTGCTGAATTTTCTTGAGATTTTAATTTTAAaaaattatctatattttcAAAAGTAATTtgagttttgattttattatctttgatttcaccttttaacCATTTATTCAAAAAACATTCTTCACTACCAATCTTTTCCATAATTTTGGATCGAAAATATTCGTTtgctttatctttttcaccacGTTTCATGAGCGATTTAATTCCATGTTTAACTTCTGATCCAGATTCAGAATATCCTATAGCATTCATTCTAGAagtttcatattcaattgattcGTTAGGGTCCTTCATAAATTTCTGAAGTTGTTCTCTTAAATCATGATCTTTCCATGAATCTAAAAAGTCAGATCTTGTTCTCAAGTGATGTTCAAAATTCCACAGATTCAATTCCACATTTATCTTTCCCCCTTCTCCCCACTTCCCTTCGTATCCATCATTTGTTCTTCTGGTATTGTCTTCAGTATTCTTCTTGGTATCTTGATCTATATTCCCCCCAGGTGTTACGCGGTACCCATGCGTTGCTTTATTTTGAGTAATTCGATTGGGTACATCTTGCCACCCAGGTACCGATTGAGCTGTTTGAGTTGCTACTGACATTCTATGTCACCTATGTCACTATGAAAAGGATATCAGATTTTGCTAGTGAGCGGTGTAGTCGAGTTGATATTTGTATTGCGCGTGTATGCGGTTAGTaaaaagaaacgaaaacTTGAATAAATTAGTCTTGCTAGAGTGCTTTACATAGCGTTCCAACAGGTCAGAATTTCTAATTCAGAAAGACGTGGTGCAGGTCCTTTTATAGCCTACCATTCACCCAGGTATCGTCTCACAAAGGATGATACGACCTCCTTTTCATTCTGTCGAGACGCCACAATTTCCTCTCGAATAAGGTCGATCATTCAGTCAGTTCTGTTCAGCCATCAAACAAAGATAACGTCAGCAAAACCATGAAAATGTTGCGAATACTCTTGATTAGAGGGTCCTGCCatgattattgatttcatTCATACTCCATCTATGATGCAAAACGTTCTAAATGTTTCTCCGCCGATCAGAGTTTGGTCATAGCCTCTAAGTGTGGGTCACTTGTTAAAGACCTTCAGTAAGCTTCTCGACTGGTAAACCTTCCCAAGAGATGTTATAAACCTTGTCGAACAACGGGTAGGCGCCAAGTCTATCTCGAGCTTTGAGGAAGATGTGAACGTCTTTAGCCTAATGAAGATTCAATAGTCAGTATCGTTTAATCTGGCGAGTGATGAAGGACGGTGACATACAGTGTGGATACCTTGCAATTCTGAGATGATACGTGTTAGCGGGTTGCCCTAAACATAAGGCTAGATGAGACTACATACTTTGACCATTCAACATATCTTTCTCCAATTCATCGAAAGGCTAATATCTCAATTAGCTTCTCTGTTAACCAATATAGTTGACATACCTTTTTCTGTCTCACGAAAGCTTCGGCACATTTTCTATTTCTACCACCAAGACCTATTCATCGTGTAAGGCGTTAGCTAGCCATAGACCCCTATTCAAAGCGTTAACCTTACAAGAGGTTATGACATCCGCTACACCAGCACTTTCTTGTAAGAATGATTCTTCCTTGACGTCGTTGAAGAATTCTTGGCAGAAATGTTTCATTTCGAGTAAACCAATTCTCATGATTGCGGCTATCAGATATAACATAAGCAATCACGATTGTCCCATCTTTGTGCTGCACTCACCTTTCGAGTTGTTTCCGTAATCTAATCCATCAATAAATCCTGCAGCTACTGCGACGATGTTTTTGAGAGCACCGCAAAGAGAAACACCAGCAACCTAGAGAGCGATATATCAGCTCTTCGAAGGTCATCGTGAAGttgctgaagctgctaaactcacatcatcaatGAGCTGTACCTTGAAGTTAGGTGTTTCTGCCATAGGCATGAGTGGTATGATGTTAGCTTTGCCCCGATGGCATTTGAACAAGATATTTAGGAAAAGCATGACTTCGCTGGCATGAAGGACGTACGGAAGAGCTTTTGCCAAAGTTggccttcttcttcagtccTGTACCCAACTGTAGTCTCTGAGAATCTATCTATAGCGACCTCGTTTGCTATATTAGCACCACTGAGTGCTGAAGTGGAGATACCTAATCTATCTTGAATAACATCGGCAAATACATGGATATCCGAACCTTCTACTCCAACACCCTGTGAATTGTGCGTGAACATCAGTGGCTGTAGACTCGTTCATATCGGTGAGATAATTGTTCAAGACATGTTGTCCATATGTTCAAACCGGCCCGAATGTTTGTGTATAGAGGCGAGATTCAGACAAGACTATGTCACCTCGATCGAATTATGGATAAATATCgattactcaccttgataaGTGTGATAGCTTTAGCgttcttttctacctttccTTCCAATTGATCTAAACATTTGTTGAGGACTAATGGCGAGAATCAGCCATGATCAATAACTGAGATTTGGACTATAGCGCGACAC includes:
- a CDS encoding glycerol-3-phosphate dehydrogenase (NAD(+)), which translates into the protein MGKEKVAIIGSGNWGSAIAKLAGNNVKKHSDVFDDSRVPIWVFEEDYEGKKLTEIINTEHENKKYLPDVKLSENVVAVPDLVEAVKGATALVFVMPHQFLNKCLDQLEGKVEKNAKAITLIKGVGVEGSDIHVFADVIQDRLGISTSALSGANIANEVAIDRFSETTVGYRTEEEGQLWQKLFQTPNFKVQLIDDVAGVSLCGALKNIVAVAAGFIDGLDYGNNSKAAIMRIGLLEMKHFCQEFFNDVKEESFLQESAGVADVITSCLGGRNRKCAEAFVRQKKPFDELEKDMLNGQKLQGIHTAKDVHIFLKARDRLGAYPLFDKVYNISWEGLPVEKLTEGL